Proteins from a genomic interval of Candidatus Methanoperedens sp.:
- the gatE gene encoding Glu-tRNA(Gln) amidotransferase subunit GatE, with translation MTHDYRALGLKSGLEIHQQLDTKEKLFCGCPTLLHDTKDSIFEFSRYLRPTQSEMGVVDRAALEEVKLTKKFIYKAYDTTCLVENDEEPPRELNQEALDYALMIARLLNMNIVEELYTMRKIVIDGSNTSGFQRTGLVATKGYLDSSSGRVGIDVLCLEEEAAQKVEDKGDSVVYSLDRLGIPLVEIGTAPDIISPQHAREVAEKLGMILRSTGKVKRGLGTIRQDINISITEGARVEIKGVQDLSMIETIVEQEVKRQVALLEIKKELNERNAAVTDDIMDVTSIFADTSSKVIQKALKVGVVFAVNLPGFGGFVGREVQPGRRFGTELSDRAKKSGVGGIFHTDELPNYGITEDETGVLRRAVGAQDNDCVVMVADAREKARGALEAVIVRAREALVCVPEETRRALPDGNSAYMRPLPGAARMYPETDVPPVVITEERIEDIKLPELIEDRMARYQKKFALGEELAALIARSRNFVLFENIMRQAPGASSTIVVRTLETTLYELEKEGVPVHNIIEANLIQLFKLHADGKIPNEAIGSVLKIIASKPELAVDKAVQTLGIGVETGALETVIDKIIESKMDFIMEKGLNSAGPLMGVVMKELRGKVSGQEVSKLLNEKISKIVGSK, from the coding sequence ATGACTCACGACTACAGAGCGCTTGGATTGAAATCGGGGCTTGAGATTCACCAGCAGCTGGACACAAAAGAAAAGCTGTTCTGCGGATGCCCTACGCTTCTTCATGACACCAAGGATTCCATTTTTGAGTTTTCCAGGTATCTTCGTCCCACGCAGAGCGAGATGGGGGTGGTTGACAGGGCGGCGCTTGAGGAAGTAAAACTCACAAAAAAATTCATCTATAAAGCATACGACACCACCTGTCTTGTGGAGAATGACGAAGAGCCGCCGCGCGAATTGAACCAGGAGGCTCTTGATTATGCGCTCATGATCGCAAGATTGCTGAATATGAATATCGTTGAAGAGCTCTACACCATGAGGAAAATTGTCATAGATGGCTCAAACACATCGGGTTTCCAGAGAACCGGCCTTGTGGCCACAAAAGGATATCTGGATTCGTCTTCTGGCCGGGTGGGGATAGACGTGCTGTGCCTTGAGGAAGAGGCGGCGCAGAAAGTTGAAGATAAAGGGGATTCTGTGGTATATTCACTCGACCGCCTGGGCATTCCACTGGTTGAGATCGGTACTGCTCCGGATATAATATCACCACAGCATGCAAGAGAGGTTGCAGAAAAGCTCGGCATGATATTGCGTTCAACAGGGAAAGTGAAACGCGGCCTGGGCACCATAAGGCAGGATATCAATATTTCGATAACAGAGGGAGCGAGGGTCGAAATCAAAGGAGTGCAGGACCTTTCAATGATCGAAACGATAGTGGAGCAGGAAGTTAAAAGACAGGTCGCCCTTCTGGAAATAAAAAAGGAACTCAATGAACGGAATGCAGCAGTAACTGATGATATCATGGACGTGACATCAATTTTTGCAGATACGAGTTCAAAAGTGATACAAAAGGCACTGAAGGTAGGCGTGGTGTTTGCGGTAAATCTTCCAGGATTTGGCGGTTTTGTTGGGAGGGAAGTTCAGCCCGGTAGGAGATTCGGGACAGAGTTATCGGACCGGGCAAAAAAATCCGGCGTTGGAGGCATATTCCACACGGATGAACTTCCAAATTACGGTATAACCGAAGATGAAACGGGTGTTCTCAGGAGAGCCGTGGGTGCGCAGGATAACGATTGTGTGGTAATGGTCGCAGATGCCAGAGAGAAGGCCAGGGGGGCACTGGAAGCTGTTATTGTCCGGGCAAGAGAGGCACTGGTGTGCGTTCCCGAGGAAACAAGGCGAGCGCTTCCAGATGGTAATTCGGCTTATATGAGACCCCTTCCGGGAGCGGCACGCATGTACCCTGAGACTGATGTCCCACCTGTCGTGATCACAGAAGAAAGGATTGAAGATATAAAATTGCCTGAGCTTATTGAAGATCGCATGGCGAGGTACCAGAAAAAGTTTGCCCTGGGTGAAGAGCTTGCAGCCCTGATCGCCCGTTCACGCAACTTTGTTCTTTTTGAAAATATCATGCGGCAGGCGCCTGGCGCCAGTTCGACCATAGTGGTGCGCACGCTTGAAACAACACTTTATGAACTTGAAAAAGAAGGTGTGCCGGTGCATAATATCATAGAAGCGAATCTTATCCAGCTTTTCAAGCTTCATGCTGATGGAAAGATACCGAATGAAGCGATCGGCAGTGTCCTGAAAATCATAGCCAGTAAGCCAGAATTGGCGGTGGATAAAGCAGTTCAAACACTGGGCATAGGGGTGGAAACTGGAGCATTAGAGACTGTTATCGATAAAATCATAGAATCCAAGATGGATTTTATTATGGAAAAAGGATTGAATTCTGCGGGACCATTGATGGGAGTGGTCATGAAAGAGCTGCGGGGTAAGGTTAGCGGTCAGGAAGTGAGCAAGCTGCTGAACGAAAAAATCTCAAAAATTGTGGGGTCAAAATGA
- a CDS encoding ArgE/DapE family deacylase, with product MVKMQALIDYLGSKTDETIKTLDGLVRIPTQVPPGENYGKIMELMAQKLENLDFTVETVVMPRQLFEEKNPRLSHLAGERMNLSARLDVGAPKNLLINTHLDVVPASNSWSVPPFECTIKNGSIFGRGVADSKGGPAALLTVLSAMKELDIKPKYNLNIALTTDEEMGPYSGLCYLADLGKLKADYFLSMDGDSDDITIASNGNVDWQIDVLGRSYHSGSSFLGVNAIERSIPVMNELMELKAKIERRRSKVPTSTVISQKTGINTLLPVLNITVINAGVKQNIVPDRCTMKGDRRYIPEEKFDEVCREMNAAISRVREKHPDIDLKLSCDDIYAPMLTDMNHPWVKEVQNVATEVAGREVRLAGAQGSLDVAYAAKVTGLPACCFGLGRRLESNAHADDENIRVDDLEMFTKFLGRLIC from the coding sequence ATGGTCAAGATGCAGGCTTTAATTGACTATCTGGGATCAAAGACCGATGAAACAATAAAGACACTTGATGGGCTTGTTCGAATTCCCACGCAGGTCCCGCCGGGTGAGAACTATGGAAAGATCATGGAACTCATGGCGCAAAAGCTTGAGAACCTTGACTTCACGGTGGAGACCGTGGTAATGCCGCGCCAATTATTCGAGGAAAAAAATCCAAGGCTTTCTCATCTGGCAGGCGAGCGCATGAACCTGTCTGCAAGACTGGATGTCGGAGCGCCAAAAAACCTTTTGATAAATACTCACCTTGATGTTGTGCCCGCAAGCAATAGCTGGAGCGTGCCGCCGTTTGAATGCACTATTAAGAATGGCAGCATCTTCGGGCGCGGCGTGGCTGACTCAAAGGGTGGACCAGCTGCGCTTTTGACTGTTCTCTCGGCAATGAAGGAACTGGACATTAAACCAAAGTACAACCTGAATATTGCCCTGACCACTGATGAAGAGATGGGGCCGTATTCTGGCCTGTGCTATCTGGCCGACCTGGGGAAACTGAAAGCGGATTATTTCCTGAGTATGGACGGGGACAGCGATGATATCACTATAGCATCCAATGGGAACGTGGACTGGCAGATAGACGTCTTGGGGAGATCGTATCACAGCGGTAGCAGTTTTCTTGGTGTGAATGCTATCGAGAGATCCATCCCGGTCATGAACGAATTGATGGAACTGAAGGCCAAGATTGAGAGAAGACGTTCAAAGGTACCGACAAGCACGGTAATAAGTCAGAAAACCGGGATAAATACCCTTTTGCCAGTCCTCAATATCACTGTGATAAACGCAGGTGTGAAACAAAATATCGTCCCGGACCGTTGCACGATGAAAGGTGACCGCCGCTATATCCCGGAAGAGAAGTTCGATGAGGTATGCAGGGAGATGAATGCAGCAATCTCACGCGTCAGGGAAAAGCATCCTGATATTGATCTAAAGTTGAGCTGCGATGATATCTACGCTCCCATGCTGACTGACATGAATCATCCATGGGTGAAGGAAGTCCAGAATGTGGCAACCGAGGTTGCAGGCAGGGAGGTCAGGCTTGCAGGGGCACAGGGAAGCCTTGACGTGGCTTATGCCGCGAAGGTAACGGGGCTGCCAGCATGCTGTTTTGGACTTGGGAGAAGGCTTGAGAGCAATGCCCATGCAGACGATGAGAATATCCGGGTGGATGATCTGGAAATGTTTACGAAATTTTTGGGGAGGTTGATTTGTTGA
- a CDS encoding GTP-binding protein: MTLEEEIKAIEEEISKTKYNKATEHHIGRLKGKLAFLKETALKRASSKSGGEGFSVKKSGDASVVLVGFPSVGKSTLLNSLTGTESQVAAYEFTTLDVVPGALEYKGATIQILDVPGLTKGAASGRGRGKEVLAVVRNADLAVILLDVFQPVHHDILVQELYDAGIRVNSRPPDVTIVKKPKGGISVNSTVDLNLDDDTIKVILGEYRIHNANVVIRENITIDQLIDAILGNRKYIPAIVVINKIDLADEQMLEECNEKFPDALLISADKKVHIEELKEKLYQELGFIRIFLKPQGQPPDLNEPLIVRYGSTIGDICDKLHRDFRNRFRYAQIWGDSAKHKGQRTGLDHVLYDNDILTIILRK, encoded by the coding sequence ATGACACTCGAAGAAGAGATAAAGGCGATCGAAGAAGAAATAAGCAAGACCAAGTACAATAAGGCCACCGAACATCACATAGGTCGGTTAAAAGGAAAACTTGCCTTTCTCAAGGAAACTGCGTTGAAGAGGGCATCCTCCAAATCAGGAGGGGAAGGCTTTTCCGTCAAGAAATCCGGGGATGCATCAGTCGTACTTGTCGGGTTCCCCTCCGTGGGAAAAAGCACATTGTTGAACAGCCTTACGGGAACAGAGTCGCAGGTTGCTGCATATGAATTCACCACTCTCGATGTAGTGCCAGGGGCGCTTGAATACAAAGGGGCCACTATCCAGATACTGGACGTGCCCGGTCTTACAAAAGGCGCTGCCTCAGGAAGGGGAAGGGGCAAAGAAGTCCTCGCGGTGGTAAGGAACGCAGACCTGGCGGTGATACTGCTTGATGTTTTCCAGCCAGTTCACCATGATATTCTTGTTCAGGAACTGTATGATGCAGGGATACGTGTCAATTCAAGACCGCCTGATGTAACTATCGTGAAAAAACCAAAGGGCGGCATAAGCGTAAACAGCACGGTAGATCTAAATCTCGATGATGATACAATAAAAGTGATATTGGGAGAGTACAGGATTCATAACGCAAATGTTGTGATACGTGAAAATATAACCATCGACCAGTTGATCGATGCCATACTGGGCAACCGTAAATACATACCTGCTATCGTGGTAATTAACAAGATCGACCTCGCAGATGAACAAATGCTCGAAGAATGCAATGAGAAATTCCCTGATGCTCTTCTCATTTCGGCTGATAAGAAAGTCCATATCGAAGAACTTAAAGAAAAGCTGTATCAGGAACTCGGGTTCATCAGGATTTTCCTGAAACCCCAGGGGCAGCCGCCCGACCTGAACGAACCCCTGATTGTAAGATACGGCTCCACAATTGGCGATATATGCGACAAGCTCCACCGTGATTTCAGGAACAGGTTCAGGTACGCACAGATCTGGGGCGATTCCGCAAAACACAAAGGGCAACGCACGGGTCTTGACCACGTACTTTATGATAATGATATCCTGACGATAATATTGAGGAAATAA
- a CDS encoding NUDIX hydrolase, with protein MKPVTPLLTVDALIIYEGKIVLIKRKNAPYRDHFALPGGFVEVGETVEAAAAREAKEETGLDIRLIKLLGVYSDPSRDPRGHTVSVCFLATGSGNLKAGSDAKDIKLSCLNEIPELAFDHNKIIEEAKSDINGILS; from the coding sequence ATGAAACCAGTGACGCCTCTCCTGACCGTGGATGCACTAATAATATACGAAGGTAAAATTGTTCTCATAAAACGCAAGAATGCGCCCTACAGGGATCATTTCGCACTCCCGGGCGGTTTCGTGGAGGTAGGGGAGACGGTTGAAGCTGCGGCTGCCCGAGAGGCAAAGGAGGAAACAGGGCTTGATATCAGGCTTATCAAGCTCCTGGGCGTGTATTCTGACCCTTCGCGTGACCCGAGAGGCCACACAGTTTCTGTGTGTTTCCTCGCCACCGGGAGTGGAAACCTTAAAGCTGGTTCGGATGCTAAGGATATCAAGCTCTCTTGTCTTAATGAAATACCAGAACTGGCATTTGATCATAATAAGATCATAGAAGAAGCTAAGAGTGATATCAATGGAATTCTGTCCTAA
- a CDS encoding transcription factor S, translating to MEFCPNCKSMMIPAKNVFKCRKCGFEQEIKKGFISKTERNEREVTVLEQREMGMPTTRARCEECGNDTAYWWLRQLRAADESEVRFFRCTKCGMTWREYS from the coding sequence ATGGAATTCTGTCCTAATTGCAAAAGCATGATGATACCTGCAAAGAATGTTTTTAAATGCAGGAAATGCGGATTTGAACAAGAAATTAAAAAAGGATTTATCTCAAAGACCGAAAGGAATGAGCGCGAAGTAACGGTATTGGAGCAGAGGGAGATGGGAATGCCAACCACCCGGGCAAGATGCGAAGAGTGCGGGAATGACACCGCATACTGGTGGTTGCGCCAACTTCGTGCGGCTGATGAAAGTGAAGTCAGGTTCTTCCGGTGCACCAAGTGCGGGATGACCTGGCGTGAATATAGCTAG
- the mch gene encoding methenyltetrahydromethanopterin cyclohydrolase: MLSVNEKAMEIAEEMMDWSEELKVKVIELKNGAKVIDCGINADGGYEAGLMFTEICMGGFGASSITVHKVNEIPLSFVDIFTDHPAISCLGAQKAGWRISVDKYFAMGSGPARALALKPKKTYERIKYEDDYEYAVIALESNQLPDEKVIETIAEASHVEPANVVALIAPTASMVGSVQVSGRVVETAIFKLNELGYDTTKIVSGSGCAPIAPVVKDDLKAMGSTNDSVIYYGSVFLTVRGFDEALFKQVPSSTSKDYGKPFYRTFKDAGYDFFKIDANVFAPAEITVNDLETGMTYHAGHLNGEVILESYGISGI; encoded by the coding sequence AGCGTTAATGAAAAAGCAATGGAAATCGCGGAAGAAATGATGGACTGGTCGGAGGAATTAAAAGTAAAAGTCATTGAACTTAAAAACGGTGCAAAGGTCATAGACTGCGGGATAAACGCCGACGGGGGATACGAAGCGGGTCTCATGTTCACGGAAATCTGCATGGGTGGGTTCGGGGCAAGCTCAATAACAGTGCATAAAGTGAATGAAATCCCGCTTTCTTTCGTGGATATTTTTACAGACCATCCCGCGATATCCTGCCTTGGCGCACAGAAAGCGGGGTGGCGGATAAGCGTGGATAAGTATTTTGCCATGGGTTCCGGCCCTGCAAGGGCGCTCGCGCTCAAGCCAAAGAAAACCTATGAGCGAATAAAGTACGAGGATGATTACGAATATGCCGTTATCGCTCTTGAATCGAACCAGCTCCCTGATGAGAAGGTGATCGAGACAATTGCCGAGGCAAGCCACGTTGAGCCCGCCAATGTAGTAGCTCTTATTGCGCCCACGGCAAGCATGGTGGGTTCTGTGCAGGTCTCTGGACGTGTGGTCGAGACCGCTATATTCAAACTGAACGAACTGGGTTACGATACCACCAAGATAGTGAGCGGCTCGGGATGCGCACCCATTGCGCCTGTGGTCAAGGATGACCTGAAAGCCATGGGCAGCACTAACGACAGTGTGATATACTACGGCTCAGTGTTCCTGACCGTAAGAGGATTTGATGAAGCGTTATTCAAGCAGGTCCCTTCATCCACTTCAAAGGACTATGGAAAACCGTTTTACAGGACTTTCAAGGATGCCGGTTATGATTTCTTCAAGATAGATGCCAACGTCTTCGCTCCCGCGGAGATTACGGTAAACGACCTCGAAACTGGTATGACCTACCATGCAGGTCACCTGAATGGGGAAGTGATTCTGGAATCCTATGGTATAAGCGGGATCTAG